The Siniperca chuatsi isolate FFG_IHB_CAS linkage group LG7, ASM2008510v1, whole genome shotgun sequence genome includes a window with the following:
- the zgc:162193 gene encoding TRPM8 channel-associated factor homolog isoform X2, with translation MSNQPTQSYHEGAYMSLMRGLRELDIRGPCVPSDLVLIGDHAFPLAMNSQGQVLMAASLYGCGRIVVLGHEGYLTAFPALVENALTWLRGDGSENLSVGVHTNVKAVADNLSKSSFQAEVMGAFSVNLGVYVTDAYSVGADVKDLVAFVKAGGGVLIAGQAWSWAADHPKENTITQFPGNKVSGVAGIYFSTHYGKVEILPVYPQIPSSWMALRTGKDFEDDLEFLLQGVSEFDLQGDVLASEVLVHGPLAFPIGTTDNGQAFLAGTYYGQGRVIVVTHEGLLGRETLASFWNNAINWLDQGRTGAVGVVPNLNLLNNSGLKCKKTEFSKDLSVFVCTAYSDDHIEEIQDFVAEGGGLLIGGHAWYWAQTHSGQNPMTDFSGNKILNKMGLSLLEATIAEGSYKAPVPSQAMKNTYHFCQLLRRFTGHVIQGKELTKHEERHLKKLGMECTNFLNMKAYDSYSYTQVLFILTDILKTSGMPQVSEKNPVKSPKDHLLLSVGAEVYNVSPDPDALLPYLIKPNPMMPFVYNRRIRINANTAGEKEWLSTGLYLSPGMKTEMIIPANIVNKRWMVQIGCQTDYLNAAELKRAPRVQEQFPVTTEKMQVSNLWGGLIYLVVPPNTKVEGAEIIVQIAIPAPYYKSGVTTAADWLLLRTAPSPWAELEFDNIILTVPSHVVQDLQRPDEVAALWNDIMKGVADLAVISHKFVRKERIVADVQISCGWMHSGYPIMMHSSEAAELVRPDDARTTGLWGEIHELGHNQQRSCWEFQPHTTECTCNLWSVYVHEEVLGLNRAQAHPSLTLTNRKICVEEYVKGGKKLSNWKVWVALETYMQFQSDRHRVSP, from the exons ATGTCCAACCAACCAACCCAGTCCTACCATGAAGGGGCCTACATGTCCCTGATGAGAGGCTTGAGGGAGCTGGACATCCGGGGTCCTTGTGTTCCCAGTGACCTGGTGCTGATTGGAGACCATGCCTTTCCTTTAGCAATGAACAGCCAAGGCCAGGTCCTGATGGCTGCCTCTTTGTATGGCTGTGGAAGGATTGTGGTCCTGGGTCATGAGGGCTACCTGACCGCCTTTCCTGCTCTGGTAGAGAACGCTCTGACCTGGCTGAGAGGAGATGGATCTGAAAACTTGTCTGTGGGAGTCCACACAAATGTCAAGGCAGTCGCTGATAATCTCAGCAAATCCAGCTTCCAAGCAGAAGTAATGGGGGCCTTTAGTGTAAATCTGGGGGTGTATGTGACTGATGCCTACAGCGTGGGTGCAGACGTGAAGGACCTGGTGGCATTTGTGAAAGCTGGAGGAGGAGTGCTGATAGCGGGGCAGGCGTGGAGCTGGGCTGCAGATCACCCTAAGGAGAACACAATCACTCAATTTCCAGGGAATAAAGTGTCTGGAGTGGCAGGGATCTATTTTTCTACGCATTATGGGAAGGTAGAGATCCTACCTGTCTACCCTCAGATCCCATCTTCATGGATGGCTTTACG TACTGGTAAGGATTTTGAGGATGACCTGGAGTTCTTACTCCAGGGGGTTTCAGAGTTTGACCTCCAGGGTGATGTTTTAGCTTCTGAGGTTCTGGTCCACGGCCCGCTAGCCTTTCCCATCGGGACCACAGACAATGGACAGGCGTTCCTGGCAGGAACCTACTATGGGCAGGGACGGGTCATTGTGGTTACACATGAAGGTCTTCTGGGACGAGAG ACACTGGCTTCATTTTGGAACAATGCCATTAATTGGTTGGACCAAGGGCGGACTGGGGCCGTTGGTGTTGTGCCAAACCTCAACCTTCTCAACAATTCAGGGTTAAAGTGTAAGAAGACGGAGTTCAGCAAAGacctgagtgtatttgtgtgcacagCGTACAGTGATGATCATATAGAGGAAATCCAAGACTTTgtggcagagggaggaggactgCTCATTGGTGGACATGCCTGGTACTGGGCACAGACACACTCTGGGCAAAACCCAATGACAGATTTCTCAG GAAACAAGATCCTGAACAAAATGGGCTTGAGCCTGTTGGAGGCAACTATTGCAGAAGGTTCCTACAAGGCCCCTGTACCCAGCCAGGCCATGAAAAACACCTACCACTTTTGCCAGCTTCTACGCCGCTTTACTGGTCATGTTATCCAGGGTAAAGAACTTACCAAGCATGAGGAGAGACACCTTAAAAAACTGGGCATGGAGTGTACCAACTTCTTGAACATGAAGGCTTATGATAGCTACTCCTACACACAGGTGCTGTTCATCCTCACTGACATATTGAAGACATCTGGCATGCCACAG GTGAGTGAGAAGAACCCTGTGAAGAGTCCAAAAGACCACCTACTCCTTAGTGTGGGGGCAGAGGTATATAATGTTTCCCCAGATCCTGATGCCCTCCTGCCCTACCTCATCAAGCCTAACCCCATGATGCCTTTTGTCTATAACCGAAGGATCAggattaatgctaacacagcaG GAGAGAAGGAGTGGCTTAGTACAGGTCTGTACCTCTCTCCTGGTATGAAGACTGAGATGATCATACCAGCAAATATCGTCAACAAGAGATGGATG GTTCAGATAGGTTGTCAAACAGACTACCTGAATGCTGCAGAGTTGAAGAGAGCACCACGTGTTCAAGAGCAATTTCCTGTTACTACAGAGAAGATGCAGGTATCGAACCTGTGGGGGGGACTCATCTACCTGGTGGTTCCACCCAACACAAAGGTGGAGGGGGCAGAGATCATAGTGCAGATAGCAATTCCTGCTCCTTATTACAAGTCTG GTGTGACAACAGCAGCTGATTGGTTGTTGCTGCGTACAGCTCCCTCGCCCTGGGCAGAGTTGGAGTTTGACAACATCATCCTTACTGTACCATCACATGTTGTTCAAGACCTGCAGCGCCCTGATGAGGTGGCAGCACTTTGGAATGACATCATGAAGGGTGTCGCAGATCTGGCTGTCATATCACACAAATTTGTCCGCAAAGAACGCATTGTAGCAGATGTGCAGATTTCCTGTG GTTGGATGCATTCAGGCTATCCTATCATGATGCACTCATCAGAAGCAGCTGAGCTAGTCAGACCAGATGATGCCAGGACCACAGGCCTGTGGGGAGAAATTCATGAATTGGGACACAACCAACAGAGAAGCTGCTGGGAGTTCCAACCTCACACCACAGAGTGTACATGCAACCTGTGgtcagtgtatgtgcatgaaGAGGTGCTGGGGCTCAACAGGGCACAG GCTCATCCATCTTTGACCTTAACAAATCGGAAGATTTGTGTAGAGGAGTATGTTAAGGGGGGCAAGAAACTCAGCAACTGGAAAGTGTGGGTGGCCCTGGAGACATACATGCAG TTTCAGAGCGACAGACACAGAGTGTCCCCGTAA
- the zgc:162193 gene encoding TRPM8 channel-associated factor homolog isoform X1, translated as MSNQPTQSYHEGAYMSLMRGLRELDIRGPCVPSDLVLIGDHAFPLAMNSQGQVLMAASLYGCGRIVVLGHEGYLTAFPALVENALTWLRGDGSENLSVGVHTNVKAVADNLSKSSFQAEVMGAFSVNLGVYVTDAYSVGADVKDLVAFVKAGGGVLIAGQAWSWAADHPKENTITQFPGNKVSGVAGIYFSTHYGKVEILPVYPQIPSSWMALRTGKDFEDDLEFLLQGVSEFDLQGDVLASEVLVHGPLAFPIGTTDNGQAFLAGTYYGQGRVIVVTHEGLLGRETLASFWNNAINWLDQGRTGAVGVVPNLNLLNNSGLKCKKTEFSKDLSVFVCTAYSDDHIEEIQDFVAEGGGLLIGGHAWYWAQTHSGQNPMTDFSGNKILNKMGLSLLEATIAEGSYKAPVPSQAMKNTYHFCQLLRRFTGHVIQGKELTKHEERHLKKLGMECTNFLNMKAYDSYSYTQVLFILTDILKTSGMPQVSEKNPVKSPKDHLLLSVGAEVYNVSPDPDALLPYLIKPNPMMPFVYNRRIRINANTAGEKEWLSTGLYLSPGMKTEMIIPANIVNKRWMVQIGCQTDYLNAAELKRAPRVQEQFPVTTEKMQVSNLWGGLIYLVVPPNTKVEGAEIIVQIAIPAPYYKSGVTTAADWLLLRTAPSPWAELEFDNIILTVPSHVVQDLQRPDEVAALWNDIMKGVADLAVISHKFVRKERIVADVQISCGWMHSGYPIMMHSSEAAELVRPDDARTTGLWGEIHELGHNQQRSCWEFQPHTTECTCNLWSVYVHEEVLGLNRAQAHPSLTLTNRKICVEEYVKGGKKLSNWKVWVALETYMQLQEKFGWDAFKKVFAAYHKMCNFPKDNKGKMNLYAETFSQTVGMNLAGFFKAWGWPIETATEEKLCNLPSWSDHPMVQYD; from the exons ATGTCCAACCAACCAACCCAGTCCTACCATGAAGGGGCCTACATGTCCCTGATGAGAGGCTTGAGGGAGCTGGACATCCGGGGTCCTTGTGTTCCCAGTGACCTGGTGCTGATTGGAGACCATGCCTTTCCTTTAGCAATGAACAGCCAAGGCCAGGTCCTGATGGCTGCCTCTTTGTATGGCTGTGGAAGGATTGTGGTCCTGGGTCATGAGGGCTACCTGACCGCCTTTCCTGCTCTGGTAGAGAACGCTCTGACCTGGCTGAGAGGAGATGGATCTGAAAACTTGTCTGTGGGAGTCCACACAAATGTCAAGGCAGTCGCTGATAATCTCAGCAAATCCAGCTTCCAAGCAGAAGTAATGGGGGCCTTTAGTGTAAATCTGGGGGTGTATGTGACTGATGCCTACAGCGTGGGTGCAGACGTGAAGGACCTGGTGGCATTTGTGAAAGCTGGAGGAGGAGTGCTGATAGCGGGGCAGGCGTGGAGCTGGGCTGCAGATCACCCTAAGGAGAACACAATCACTCAATTTCCAGGGAATAAAGTGTCTGGAGTGGCAGGGATCTATTTTTCTACGCATTATGGGAAGGTAGAGATCCTACCTGTCTACCCTCAGATCCCATCTTCATGGATGGCTTTACG TACTGGTAAGGATTTTGAGGATGACCTGGAGTTCTTACTCCAGGGGGTTTCAGAGTTTGACCTCCAGGGTGATGTTTTAGCTTCTGAGGTTCTGGTCCACGGCCCGCTAGCCTTTCCCATCGGGACCACAGACAATGGACAGGCGTTCCTGGCAGGAACCTACTATGGGCAGGGACGGGTCATTGTGGTTACACATGAAGGTCTTCTGGGACGAGAG ACACTGGCTTCATTTTGGAACAATGCCATTAATTGGTTGGACCAAGGGCGGACTGGGGCCGTTGGTGTTGTGCCAAACCTCAACCTTCTCAACAATTCAGGGTTAAAGTGTAAGAAGACGGAGTTCAGCAAAGacctgagtgtatttgtgtgcacagCGTACAGTGATGATCATATAGAGGAAATCCAAGACTTTgtggcagagggaggaggactgCTCATTGGTGGACATGCCTGGTACTGGGCACAGACACACTCTGGGCAAAACCCAATGACAGATTTCTCAG GAAACAAGATCCTGAACAAAATGGGCTTGAGCCTGTTGGAGGCAACTATTGCAGAAGGTTCCTACAAGGCCCCTGTACCCAGCCAGGCCATGAAAAACACCTACCACTTTTGCCAGCTTCTACGCCGCTTTACTGGTCATGTTATCCAGGGTAAAGAACTTACCAAGCATGAGGAGAGACACCTTAAAAAACTGGGCATGGAGTGTACCAACTTCTTGAACATGAAGGCTTATGATAGCTACTCCTACACACAGGTGCTGTTCATCCTCACTGACATATTGAAGACATCTGGCATGCCACAG GTGAGTGAGAAGAACCCTGTGAAGAGTCCAAAAGACCACCTACTCCTTAGTGTGGGGGCAGAGGTATATAATGTTTCCCCAGATCCTGATGCCCTCCTGCCCTACCTCATCAAGCCTAACCCCATGATGCCTTTTGTCTATAACCGAAGGATCAggattaatgctaacacagcaG GAGAGAAGGAGTGGCTTAGTACAGGTCTGTACCTCTCTCCTGGTATGAAGACTGAGATGATCATACCAGCAAATATCGTCAACAAGAGATGGATG GTTCAGATAGGTTGTCAAACAGACTACCTGAATGCTGCAGAGTTGAAGAGAGCACCACGTGTTCAAGAGCAATTTCCTGTTACTACAGAGAAGATGCAGGTATCGAACCTGTGGGGGGGACTCATCTACCTGGTGGTTCCACCCAACACAAAGGTGGAGGGGGCAGAGATCATAGTGCAGATAGCAATTCCTGCTCCTTATTACAAGTCTG GTGTGACAACAGCAGCTGATTGGTTGTTGCTGCGTACAGCTCCCTCGCCCTGGGCAGAGTTGGAGTTTGACAACATCATCCTTACTGTACCATCACATGTTGTTCAAGACCTGCAGCGCCCTGATGAGGTGGCAGCACTTTGGAATGACATCATGAAGGGTGTCGCAGATCTGGCTGTCATATCACACAAATTTGTCCGCAAAGAACGCATTGTAGCAGATGTGCAGATTTCCTGTG GTTGGATGCATTCAGGCTATCCTATCATGATGCACTCATCAGAAGCAGCTGAGCTAGTCAGACCAGATGATGCCAGGACCACAGGCCTGTGGGGAGAAATTCATGAATTGGGACACAACCAACAGAGAAGCTGCTGGGAGTTCCAACCTCACACCACAGAGTGTACATGCAACCTGTGgtcagtgtatgtgcatgaaGAGGTGCTGGGGCTCAACAGGGCACAG GCTCATCCATCTTTGACCTTAACAAATCGGAAGATTTGTGTAGAGGAGTATGTTAAGGGGGGCAAGAAACTCAGCAACTGGAAAGTGTGGGTGGCCCTGGAGACATACATGCAG CTCCAGGAAAAGTTTGGCTGGGATGCCTTTAAGAAGGTGTTTGCTGCCTACCACAAGATGTGCAACTTTCCAAAGGACAACAAAGGAAAGATGAACCTGTATGCTGAGACTTTCTCCCAGACTGTGGGGATGAACTTGGCTGGATTCTTTAAGGCCTGGGGCTGGCCCATCGAAACAGCTACTGAGGAGAAACTCTGCAACCTTCCCTCCTGGAGTGACCACCCAATGGTCCAGTATGACTGA